AGTGGCATTGCAGCGGATAGCAGAATGGTGAAACAGCGCGAAAAAGAACGAGAGAGCGAAGAGTATAATCAAGACACCACTGTAGAAAAAGGCACTTTAAAAGCCGCTGATTTATCTTTAAGTGGTAAAGTATCCAGTATCGCAGCCTCTATTAGTAGTTCTAGGCAGCGATTAGACTATGACTTCACCCTAAGCCTTACCAACAGGAAAACGGGTGAAGAGGTATGGAGCGATGTTAAGCCTATTGTGAAGAACGCTAGCAATAAGCGTATGTTTTAAATTTATATTTGAAAGGATGAACGATGAAAAATCAAGTTAAAAAAATTTTAGGGATGAGTGTGATAGCAGCGATGGTGATCGTAGGTTGTAGCCATGCCCCAAAATCAGGTATCAGTAAAAGCAATAAGGCATACAAAGAAGCGACTAAAGGCGCTCCTGATTGGGTAGTAGGGGATTTAGAAAAAGTGGCGAAGTATGAAAAATATTCAGGGGTCTTTTTAGGAAGGGCTGAAGATTTGATCACTAATAATGATGTGGATTATTCTACGAATCAGGCCACAGCGAAGGCTAGGGCTAATTTAGCGGCGAATTTAAAATCCACTTTACAAAAAGATTTGGAAAATGAAAAAACTAGAACGGTAGATGCTTCTGGTAAAAGGTCCATAAGCGGCACTGATACTGAAAAAATTTCTCAATTGGTGGATAAGGAATTGATCGCTTCTAAAATGCTCGCCCGCTATGTCGGTAAAGATAGGGTTTTTGTTTTGGTGGGCTTGGATAAGCAAATTGTGGATAAAGTGCACGAAGAGTTAGGCATGGTTAAAAAGTAGGGTTTTAATGAAACGCCTTGCTATCGTGCTTGTTTTGGTGTTGGGAGTGGCGTGGGGGAAGTCCTTGCCTAAGTGGGCAAAAGATTGCTCAAAAGAAGTGCAGATTGAAAAGACCCAAACCAAAGACGAAAAAATTTTAGTGTGTGGGGTGAGCGATATATTGCTTTCAGATATGGATTATAGCTTGTCCTCAGCCAGACAAAACGCCTTAGAGAAAGTGATGGAAGTTTTCAAGGGGGATAAAATAGAGATTAAGGCTAGTGAGCTAAAGGCCACTTTTATTGATACGGATAAAGTTTATGTGCTTCTAAGAATCACTAAGAAGCATGTCGCTTTAATGAACGAGTAAGGATTAATAATGAAAAAGATTATTCTTGCATGCCTTATGGCTTTTGTGGGTGCCAATTTAAGCGCAGAGCCTAAGTGGTATGGCAAGGCCTATAGCAAAACAAACACCCAAAAAGGCTATCTTTATGGGAGTGGTTCAGCCACTTCTAAAGAGGCTTCTAAACAAAAAGCGTTAGCGGATTTAGTGGCGTCTATTAGCGTGGTGGTCAATTCACAAATCCATATCCAAAAAAGTCGTGTGGACAATAAGTTAAAATCCAGTGATTCGCAAACGATTAACTTAAAAACCGATGACTTGGAATTGAATAATGTAGAAATTGTCAATCAAGAAGCGCAAAAAGGGATCTACTACACCAGAGTAAGAATCAATCAAAACTTGTTTTTGCAGGGTTTAAGGGATAAGTATAACGCTCTTTATGGGCAGTTTTCCACCTTAATGCCTAAGGTTTGTAAAGGGGTTTTTTTACAACAATCTAAGAGCATGGGGGATTTACTGGCTAAAGCGATGCCTATAGAAAGGATTTTAAAAGCGTATTCTGTCCCGGTGAGTTCTCTAGAAAATTATGAAAAAATCTACTATCAAAACGCTTTCAAACCTAAAGTGCAAATCACTTTTGATAACAACAGCGATACAGAGATTAAAGCCGCTCTCATAAGCGCTTATGCCAGAGTGCTAACCCCTAGCGATGAAGAAAAACTCTATCAAATCAAAAATGAAGTTTTCACAGACAGCGCTAATGGCACCACACGCATTAGAGTGGTTGTTAGCGCGAGCGATTGTCAAGGCACGCCTGTATTGAATAGAAGCCTTGAAGTGGATGAAAAGAATAAGAATTTTGCTATCACGCGCTTGCAATCTTTGCTTTATAAAGAATTGAAAGATTATGCCAATAAAGAAGGGCAAGGCAATACGGGGTTATAAGCAAGGTATTAATCTTGCTTTATGTTTATTCATTCAGTTTTGTAGCGTTATTATTTTGTTTAGCGTGGCGTTTTGCCCCATTAAAATAAACCCTCTAAAAATTCATGGCTTTTGTTTTTGCCAAATTAACTAAATATCATTCAATACGCTTTATCCCACAAACTCACTTAAAACCACACCCGCTAAAAACTAAAATTAACAAAAACTAAAATCTTTTTTAAGAGCCTACACGAGCGAGCAAAAAGAATGACAATCAATAAAAACGAATTTTACAACAATTTTAACAACTTGGGTGCTCTCACAATCTATTACGCTTTGCATGGATTGCATAAAGAACCTCTCTTGATACAATCTTTATTTGTTTAAAACCCTGATTTTAGCGCTCATTAAATCGTGGTTTAAAGCTTTTTTGATGTTTTCAAATTGGCGTTTTTTGTTTTTAAGGCTAATGATTTCATGATCCAAAGCGCTTAAAATGTTAGCGATAGCGATTTGTTCGTTTAGAGGGGGTAAAAAAATAGTCTTTTCTTTATAATCTTTAAAATAAATATGCGGTATTATGCTACCGCTTGTGAAATTTTTAAAATCAAAATTAGATAACAAATAAAATAAAAACTCTGTTGTTATCTTATGATTAGCAATTAACGCCCCCATAGTAGATAAAATATTGGTTTTAGGCGGCAAAATCCTTACTCTGCCTACACTGCCATCTTTAACAATAGAAATATAAGGCTTATCACTAATGAAAGCTATATCTGTATAGCCTATGAAATTATTCACATCATAAACTTTAATTTTTCCTTGTTGCGTGATTTGTTCTACACTTAAATTTGATGTTAAATAGTTGGCAATATCCCCAAGCCTTACTCTTTGCCAAGCTTGATTGAAGCCTTTCAAGCGTTTTCTTTGGCTCAATAGTTCAAAGCTTAAAGCTTTTTTAACGCCCTCTTTTTTAAGAATGAGAGCGTCTAATGCACAAAGATAACGATCCAAAGCGCTTAAAATGTTAGCGATAGCGATTTGTTCGTTTAGAGGGGGTAGGGGGATTAAAGTATTTCTAAAATTATCATTATAAAGTCTTAAGATAGTTGTATGTTCTGTATTCCATTTCACATGAGAATAAACATAAAATAAAAAATCATTTTTTACTAATGTTTCATCGTTGTCAATCCAAACAATATTTGAGTCTTGAAAATAAGCGGGTTTTCCGTCATAAATGACTGCCCTACCAATAGTTCCGGAAGCAGAAATTAAAATATCGCCTTTTTTTGGAAAAGAATATTTCGTTTTGTATTCTAAAAATAGCTTTTTTGAAATAAAGGCATCAGCGGTGTTGCCAAATGTGCCTATTTTATAGAATGGAATTTCACCATATCGTGTTGTTTGGTGCTTCATCACTCTTTTACACATGCATGGTTTGCCAATATCCCCAAGCCTCACTTTTTGCCAATTTGATGGCGTTGTTAATGCATCCATGCGTTTATCACCCCATTAACCCCAAATCTTTCAAATGCTCTAAAACTTTTGATTCGCTTTCTTTGACTTCTTTATCTAATTCTAGCAAGCTGTTAGAGTAAGTTTGAATGATTTCATTAAGAGCACTTGTAAAAGCGTTGATGCGTTTTAAAATCTTGTTTTCTAGGGCGTTTTTTAGGCTGTTGAGCCATTTGTCTTTGATGATGAGATCCTTAATTTCATTGATTTCAAGGTTTTTATACTGGTGGAACGCTTTTAATTCCAGCTCCTCATAAGCTTTATTTTTCATTTTTAGCGCCTTGTTTTTAGCCTCTAGCCATTCTAAAGCGGTTTTTAGGATTTCTTTATCTTCTAAATCGGTGGCGTTTTTTAGCTCTTTTTTCAAAACGCTTTCATTGATTTTCAATCCATCAAAAAGCCCCTCTTCGTTAGAATGCTCTTCTATAAATTCGTCTAAAAGGGCCTCTTTTTCGTTGAGGGCGTTTTCTAATGCTTCTAATTCTATAAGCTCTTTTTCAAAAAAGCGTTGTTTGATCAAGTTTTTAGGGATTAGATCGCTTTTATAGTAGGTTTTTTGAATGACAAAATCCGGCTCCTCTAAATAATTGGCCTTTTTGTTTTTGTCTTTTAGGGGGTTTAATTTTCTCAATTCTTTAGCGCTTCTAAAACCATTGAATGAAAGAAGGAACCAATCGTCTTGCAAGACTTCGTTGTAGTAATCTTTAAAGAGCTGATACACGCCGTATTTGTCTAAAATTCCCACTTTTTCAAATTCTTTTAAAACCTTTGAGCAAACGCTTTCTATGAGAGTTTTTGGGTTAAAACCAGGCTCTAAATCATTAAAAGTTGTGGATAGTTCCAATCGGTCAAAAGCGCTCAAAACAGAAGCGTGGAAGGTTTGGTATTCTAGGCTTTGGGTGATTAATTCTTTAATGTTTTCGCATTCTGTTTTTAAAGCGTAATAACCCTCTTTATCGCTCTTTTTAAACAGCGTGTGTTTAAGCTCTTTAAACACTTGAAAATAAGGGGCGTAGGCTTTTATTTCGTTTTTGGGCAAATAACTGGCCTTGTGGCTGTTGATTAAAGCGAACAAGTCTTTTTCCAATTCTTGCTTGGCGGCAATGTAGCGCGCGATATTCAAGTTATAGTCGTTAGCGCTGATTTCTTCTAGGCTCACCATTTTAGAATAATAAGGGATTTCTTTGTAAGCGTTAAAAGTGTCTATCATTTTTTGGACATCTTGCTCTCTCAAGCGGTTTTTATTGCCATCTTTTTTAAAATCCTTGCTCGCATCTATCACAAAAACGCCCTTTCTGGCACGCGCGTTTTCTTTGTCTAAAACGATCACGCATGCAGGAATGGAAGTGCCATAAAAAAGATTAGGGGCTAGGCCTATCACGCCTTTAATATAGCCTTTTAATAAAAGATTTTTTCTGATTGCGCCCTCAGCATTCCCCCTAAATAGCACCCCATGGGGTAAAATCACTGCCCCTTTGCCTGTGTTTTTTAAGGATTTGATGATGTGTAACAAAAAAGCAAAATCGCCATTTTTTTCAGGGGGCGTGCCGTCTTCAAAACGATTGAAATGATCATTAATGACTTGCTTGCTTTTAGGGTCTATGCTCAGCCCGTCAGTCCAATTTTTCAAGCTAAAAGGAGGGTTAGCCACGACATAATCAAAGGTTTTTAGCATGCCATTTTCAATAAAAAGGGGGTTAGAAAGGGTGCTAGAACCCCCTTTAGCAATATCAGCAGTAGCGCTATTGTGTAAGATCATATTCATTTTACAAAGGGCTGTGGTGGAAATGTCTTTTTCTTGGCCATAGATAGTTAAACCTTTTTCACCGGCCAAACTAGAAGCTTTTAATAATAACGAACCGCTCCCGCAAGCGGGATCATAGATGCTTTTATCTTGTCTGGTGTTTTCATCAATGCCAAGCAAAAGGGATAATAGTAGCGAAACTTCGCTAGGGGTATAAAACTGCCCTTTGGATTTACCGGATTCGCTGGCAAAATGGCGCATTAAATATTCGTAAGCATCACCCAATAAATCATCGTCTAAAGCCCCATGCGCGCCCAAACTCAAATCCGCAAAGATTTTAACCAAATTAGAAAGGGTGTCGATCATCGCTTTACCCTCTCCTAGCTTAGTGTTATCGTTAAAATCCACGCTGTCAATCACGCCTTTTAAATCGTTTCGCTCTGCGATCTTGGCGATGATTTTATTGAGCTTGTCGCCTATTTCCTTATCGCCCTCTAAAGCGAGAATGTCTTCATAAAAGCACCCTTGTGGCACTTCTATTTCGCTATCTATATTACTTCTGGCTTTATCGCTGATGTATTTTAAAAAAAGCAGGTTCAAAACATAGTTTTTATACTCGCTCGCATCCATCCCGCCCCTCAAACTATCCGCTCCAGCCCATAAAGAGCTATACAATTCGCTTTTTTTGATCGCCATTTTAACCGCCCTATTTTGTTTTTAGGATTATAATATAAAGCGATAAAAAGCGTTCTTAAGGGGTTTATGATGAAAACAGAAAAAGAAGTTCAAAAACAAGTCATAGAAACTTTTAAAGCAATGGGCTATGCGTATTTGGGGGATTTAACAAAGAGCGATAATGAAAACATCAATAAAGAAAGCCTGAAAGCATGGCTAATTAAAAATCAAAAAATTGAGCCTGAAAGGTGGCGTAAAATTGAGCATAAAATCCATGACGCTTTAAAAAACGATTTATACGAAGCGAATCAAAATTTTTACAACCTTTTGATTTATGGCGTGAACACTAAAATAAGCCAGAATGAAAACACTCAAACGACTTATCTCATTGATTGGAAAGATGTTTCTCAAAATGAATTTAGCGTGGCTGAAGAAGTGAGCGTTAAAGGGCCAAACGCAAAACGGCCGGACATCGTGCTTTACGTTAATGGGTTCGCTTTAGGGGTGCTAGAATTGAAAAAATCCAGCGTGAGCGTGGAAAGCGGTATCCGGCAAAATTTAGACAACCAGAAGAAGGAATTTATTAGAGATTTTTTCAAAACGATCCAATTGGTTATGGCGGGCAATGAAAGTCAAGGGCTAAGATATGGCGTCATAGAAACTGAAGAAAAATACTACCTTTCTTGGAAAGAAGAGGGCGTTCAAAAAAATTTGTTTGAGACGATTGAGTGTTTTTTGGATAAAAAAAGGTTTTTAGAATTTGTCCATGATTTTTTGATTTTTGATAAGGGGCAAAAGAAATGCGCCCGGTTCCACCAATATTTTGCCATTAAAAAAACGCAAGAGTTTATCCAAAGAAAAGAAGGGGGATTATCTGGCACACGCAAGGCAGCGGTAAGAGCTTGACTATGGTGTGGCTTGCCAAATGGCTAAGAAGGAATACCCAACAAGCGAGGATTTTAATCGTTACGGACAGGACGGAATTAGACGCTCAAATTCAAGGCGTGTTTAGTGGGATAGGCGAGGCTATTTATCGCACAGACAGCAAGAAGGATTTATTGAGCGTGCTGTTTGAAAATAAGGAATTTTTGGTTGGCTCGCTTGTGCATAAGTTTGATGACAACGACTTAGAAGATTTAAAAAAACAACCTGTTTTAAAAGAATGGGTTGTTTTAGTGGATGAATGCCACAGAACCCAAAGCGCTAAATTGCATAAAGCCATGAAAAGCCTGCTCCCTAATGCGATTTTTATCGCCTTTAGCGGCACGCCTTTGTTGAAACAAGATAAAAAGACAAGCCAGGAAGTGTTTGGGAATTACATCCATTGCTATAAATTTAATGAAGCCGTTAGCGATAAAGTGGTGCTAGATTTAAACTATGAAGCCAGAAGCGTGGATCAATATGTCAGTAGCCCTGAAAAGCTAGACGAATATTTTGAATTGAAAACTCAAGGCTTGAATGAGGCAGCTAAAACAGAGCTTAAAAAGAAATGGGTTAATTTGCAAAAGGTTTTTTCCACTAAAGACAGATTAGCTCGTATTGTGCAAGATATTGTATTGGATATGGCAAAACTCCCACGATTAAGGAATGGAAAAGGGAATGCCATGTTGGTGGCTGAAAGCGTGTATAACGCATGCCGGTATTTTGAACTCTTTTTAGAAACAGAATTAAAGGATAAGGTGGCTGTGATCACAAGCTATGAACCCAATATCGCCGATCTGAAAGATTGCGGGAGCGATGAGAGCGAAGAGAGTTACAAATACCGCACTTATTGCAAAATGCTGCAAAACTTTTTTGATGAAAAAGATAAGAAAAAAGCTCTTAACAAAATTAAAGAGTTTGAAGAAAAAGTTAAAGAGCGTTTTATTAATGAGCCTAATAGAATGAAGCTGTTGATCGTGGTGGATAAGCTATTGACCGGTTTTGATGCGCCAAGCCTCACTTATTTATACATGGATAAGAAAATGCAAGATCATGGGCTTTTTCAAGCGGTGTGCAGGGTGAATAGATTAGATAGCGAAGATAAGGATTTTGGCTGTATCATAGACTATAAGGATTTGTTTGATAGCTTACAAGAAGCGCACAGCGATTACACCAATAAAGCGTTTGAAAACTATGAAAGAGAAGACATTCAAGGGTTTATCTCTGACAAAGCCCAAAAGATTAAGAAAAAATTAGAAGAAACTAGAGATCAGTTAAAATCGCTTTGCGAAGGCGTGAAAGAGCCAAAAGATGAAGAGGATTATATCGCTTATTTTTGTGGGAGCGATTTAGAAAAGAGCGCTCAAAAAAGGCGGTTGTTTTACCAGCTTGTTGGCGCGTTTTTAAGAATGTTTGTGGAATTGAATAACTCAGAAAAGCCCATTCATTCTAAAGAAGAAACGCAACCAATCAAACAAGAAGCGGAATTTTACAGGCATTTACAAAAAGCGGTTGGCTTGAGTAGTGGGGATAGCGTGGATTTAAAAAGCTATAATGAAGACATGCACCGGATTTTAGACGCTTACATTAAAACCATGGATAGCGAGGTGTTATTCCAAATAGAAGATCAAGGGCTGTGCGAAGTTTTAGCCCAAATGAATATTGATGATTTTAATAAGGCGTTATCTCAAGTATTTAAAAATGAAAGCTCTATGGCAGAAAGCATCGCTAACAACACTAAAAAACGCATTATAGAAAAAGAAGCGAGCGATCCTAAGTATTACGAAAAATTATCTTCGCTTTTAAACGATTTGATTCTCCAATTTAGAGAAAAGAAATTAACCTATTTAGAATACTTGCAACAAATCCAGGCTCTAGCCAAAAAAGTTATTGATAAAGAAGATAGAAATTACCCTAAAAAGATCAACACTAACGCTTTAAAAATCCTCTATGATAATTTAGATGAAAATGAAGCCTTAGCCCTAGAAATAGACGCATGCATAAGGGATAATAAAAAGATGGTTGGGTGGGGCATAACCAAAAAGAAAAAAACCTTAAAATCGCTTTAAGAAAAATCATAGACGATGAGGGTTTGTTAGAAAACATCTTTAATTTAGCCAAACACATAGAGGAGTATCGTTAATGAACGCTTATTGTTTGACTTTAAATGATACCAACATCGCTATAGAAAAAAGGATATTAAGCATTTGCACATTAGCGTTTGCCCGCCTGATGGCTCTGTGCGTGTGTCTTGCCCCCTAGCTTTAAACGATGAGAATCTCAGGCTTTCTTTGATTAAAAGACTCCCTTGGATAAAAGAACAGCAACAAAATTTTTTAAACCAAAACAGACAAAGCCAAAGGGAAATGCTAGAGAGAGAAAGCCACTATCTTTTTGGGAAACGCTATTTGTTAAAGATTGAACACACCATAAAAAAACACTTCGTCCTCCAAAGCCCTAAATATTTAATCTTGCATGTCCATCAAAAGACAAGCTTAGAAAACCGCTTAAAAGTGTTAGAAAACTATTACAGACAAGTTTTAAGAGAAAAAATACAAACCTACATCAACCAATACGAAAAGATTTTAAACGAGAGCATACAAAGCTTTAAAATCCAAAAAATGAAACGGATATGGGGGAGTTGCAATACAACTAAACGCACCCTACTTTTTAATTTGGAATTGGCTAAAGCGCCTAGAAAGGGCATTGAATATGTGGTTGTGCATGAATTATTGCATTTAAAAGCGCGCCACCATAACGAATATTTTAGGGATTTGCTGAGTTTGTATTTGCCTGATTGGCAAAGGGCTAAGGCCAGTCTCAAAGAGGCTTATTTGGAGCGCTCTTAAATGAATGCTCCACAATATTAGTGAAACCGCTAAGCGGCTAACTTTAAGCGGCTCATCACAGCAAGATCCCCCTCCTTTTTAAAGCCTTTAGAAAGTGTAGTTCAAATACGCTGTAACCGATCTTCCAGGTGCGGGTTGCAAGCCTGCAGGGCTAGAGCCAATCCCTGTAAAATAATACTTCATGTTGAAGATGTTATTGATTTGCAAACTTCCTGTAACTCTGTGTCGCCCGTTTTCCCAGAAAATTTGGCTCACTTGGATATTCCACACCCAATACCAAGGCAAGAGCCCTTCATGTTGGGTCATACACCAAGCTTCGCATTGATAGCCGCTATTAAGAACGCTTTCATAGTTGTTCCCCCCACTATAATATTGCATCCCATAATAGCCTCCTGCTGCGCTGTTGCTAATCCCGCTATAAGCGCGGCTATAAAAATAGCTAGAAATACCAATGGTGGTTTTACGCCAATTGTAACGAGCGTCAAAAATGAACTGGAAAGGGCTTACAAAAGGGAAATGCTTGT
This is a stretch of genomic DNA from Helicobacter pylori. It encodes these proteins:
- a CDS encoding restriction endonuclease subunit S encodes the protein MDALTTPSNWQKVRLGDIGKPCMCKRVMKHQTTRYGEIPFYKIGTFGNTADAFISKKLFLEYKTKYSFPKKGDILISASGTIGRAVIYDGKPAYFQDSNIVWIDNDETLVKNDFLFYVYSHVKWNTEHTTILRLYNDNFRNTLIPLPPLNEQIAIANILSALDRYLCALDALILKKEGVKKALSFELLSQRKRLKGFNQAWQRVRLGDIANYLTSNLSVEQITQQGKIKVYDVNNFIGYTDIAFISDKPYISIVKDGSVGRVRILPPKTNILSTMGALIANHKITTEFLFYLLSNFDFKNFTSGSIIPHIYFKDYKEKTIFLPPLNEQIAIANILSALDHEIISLKNKKRQFENIKKALNHDLMSAKIRVLNK
- a CDS encoding type I restriction-modification system subunit M, which codes for MAIKKSELYSSLWAGADSLRGGMDASEYKNYVLNLLFLKYISDKARSNIDSEIEVPQGCFYEDILALEGDKEIGDKLNKIIAKIAERNDLKGVIDSVDFNDNTKLGEGKAMIDTLSNLVKIFADLSLGAHGALDDDLLGDAYEYLMRHFASESGKSKGQFYTPSEVSLLLSLLLGIDENTRQDKSIYDPACGSGSLLLKASSLAGEKGLTIYGQEKDISTTALCKMNMILHNSATADIAKGGSSTLSNPLFIENGMLKTFDYVVANPPFSLKNWTDGLSIDPKSKQVINDHFNRFEDGTPPEKNGDFAFLLHIIKSLKNTGKGAVILPHGVLFRGNAEGAIRKNLLLKGYIKGVIGLAPNLFYGTSIPACVIVLDKENARARKGVFVIDASKDFKKDGNKNRLREQDVQKMIDTFNAYKEIPYYSKMVSLEEISANDYNLNIARYIAAKQELEKDLFALINSHKASYLPKNEIKAYAPYFQVFKELKHTLFKKSDKEGYYALKTECENIKELITQSLEYQTFHASVLSAFDRLELSTTFNDLEPGFNPKTLIESVCSKVLKEFEKVGILDKYGVYQLFKDYYNEVLQDDWFLLSFNGFRSAKELRKLNPLKDKNKKANYLEEPDFVIQKTYYKSDLIPKNLIKQRFFEKELIELEALENALNEKEALLDEFIEEHSNEEGLFDGLKINESVLKKELKNATDLEDKEILKTALEWLEAKNKALKMKNKAYEELELKAFHQYKNLEINEIKDLIIKDKWLNSLKNALENKILKRINAFTSALNEIIQTYSNSLLELDKEVKESESKVLEHLKDLGLMG